In Polypterus senegalus isolate Bchr_013 unplaced genomic scaffold, ASM1683550v1 scaffold_985, whole genome shotgun sequence, the genomic stretch AAACTGGTACATGACAAAGCTGGACAGGCTGGTCACAGGGCTGCAGCTGGGGGAACTGCTGTCCACCAACTGGATGGACCCAAGATCCAGGGAAGGAAGGGTCACATTCTcagacaccaccaccacaaactggCCATCCAGGGTGCACTGCACAGTCACTGGCCAAACCAAACACAAGCATGAATATCCAGTAGCAGCCACCTTTGCTCTCTCGCACTCTCCAACCACTCACCATCATTGGCATAGTAGCATGGACTGGTGCTGCTGCTTGAATCATAGCAACAGTTGCTGGCTTCACAGTCTGCTTGAGTGATGGATGAAGACCCTCCACAAGGGAGCTTCTTGCTGTCCACAACTGCACATCTATCAGCCGGAAGCTTAAGAACTCGAcgacctttttaaaaaaaaaaaaaaaatgtttattttaaagactCCATGTTCCAACCCTGAACAGAAACATACCTGGCTTAGGGCATGTGAAGGTCTTCAGATTTGAGCGAGATCCAACGGCAATGGTCACGACGTATTGGGAGCTCTAAAGTGAGCAGAAGAGGCTCAGACCACAAATGACATAcagcttaatttaaaaacagcaaccAACGGCTGAAACATCGGCGCTACTCACCTTCTCAGACGCATAACCGTACGTTGAAGAAAAGGGCACAGTTAGTGTGGTGCGGCCAGACTTTTCACGGATGACAACTCCTGGGAGATTGTTGGTCACCTTTACCAGTCCAACACTCGTCTCTGAAAAAGTTAGTTTACTAGCTTTACTGGAATACGCAGGAGCTAACAAGTCCAAGTACCGAGGACACGCCACACTCACTTTGAAGAAAAACGGTCGGAGAGCCGGCAATTGACAGCATCATCGTCTTGTCACCATCGCATTTTTTGGTCAAGTCTCCTGACGCCGCATAAACAAACTGCACCCCATCAGGCAAAC encodes the following:
- the LOC120519684 gene encoding zona pellucida sperm-binding protein 4-like, which translates into the protein MDIGLAKHGTFGLLVLFLAGRLPDGVQFVYAASGDLTKKCDGDKTMMLSIAGSPTVFLQKTSVGLVKVTNNLPGVVIREKSGRTTLTVPFSSTYGYASEKSSQYVVTIAVGSRSNLKTFTCPKPGRRVLKLPADRCAVVDSKKLPCGGSSSITQADCEASNCCYDSSSSTSPCYYANDVTVQCTLDGQFVVVVSENVTLPSLDLGSIQLVDSSSPSCSPVTSLSSFVMYQFPVSACGSTVQVRLHLGDVQQQALCQP